The Fictibacillus phosphorivorans genomic sequence AGGAGGAGAATCATGTCCGTACTTAACGAAATCTTAGCGTTCAATCACCAATTTGTTGAAAACAAAGAATATGAACCTTTCCAAACTACTAAATTTCCTGATAAAGGACTTGTTATCGTATCTTGTATGGATACGCGCCTGACTGAATTGTTGCCGAGTGCGATGAATATCAAGAACGGTGATGTAAAAGTTATTAAATCGGCTGGAGCGGTTATCTCCCATCCATTCGGTTCGATTATGAGAAGTATCCTTGTGGCCATCTATGAACTAAAAGCTGAAGAAGTGATGGTCATCGGTCACTATGACTGTGGAATGAGCAATGTAAACGCAGATGGACTTCTTGCCAAGATGAAAGACCGTGGCATTGAAGAGTCAACGTTTGACACATTAAAATATTCTGGACTCGATTTAAAGAAATGGGTTCAAGGGTTTGAAAGTGTTGAGGATTCAGTGAGAAACAGTGTGAAGCTTGTAAAAAATCACCCGCTACTTCCTGAAGATATTAAAGTACATGGTCTCGTTATCGATCCTGCTACAGGAAGACTCGACCTTGTAGAACGCGGAGAATAGAAATAAAAAAGGCAAAGCGATGCTTACACACGCTTTGCCTTTTTTATTATGGATTGATTTTCGTAATTCGTCCTTCAATTTGTGCGGATACGGTATCACGGTTTTTAAAATAGTTCACGAGCGCTTCTAGGTCCGTAACGCTTACTGTTGGATTCTTACCTTCTAATAAAACCGTATAACCATCACCGCCACCAGCCATAAAATTATTTACGGTAACCGTATACTCTTGTTCTGCTACAATCGGTGTTCCGTCTTTCTTAACCATTGAAACAGTTCGGTCACCAACTGCTTTTGAGAGATCAAATGTAGCTTTCAGACCAGAAATCTGGAGCATCTTCTCTCTGTCCGTTGCCCATTGAGATTCAAAAAGTTCTTTGATCTGTGCCCCAGTTAGCGCCATCGTCACCAGATCGTTGCCAAACGGTTGAACGTTAAAAAGCTCTCCCCATGTCACTTCACCGGGATTGATCACATCACGGATACCACCTGGATTCATAAACGCAAAATCCGTACCTGTTTGTTCTGTCATTGAATCTGCGATCACATTTCCTAACTCGGTCTCACCGTTATAGGCTCCTGTACCTGATAAAAGTTGATCTGTTTTACCAACGACTTCATTGATGATCGGAGCTACTTGGTCTTCTGCTTGTTTAATAATTTTTGTAATGCTAGAGTCCGGTGTTACACCTTTTTGCATAACAGACACGACTTCCGCTTTACTTTTTACGATATCCTTCGTGCGGCGATCAATTTTTAAATCCACATCAGCAAAGGCTGTTCCGTAAGAGAAAGCTTGCACAATTAATTTGTTATCAACTACAGCGTTTACGTTTCTATGATTGTGTGCACCAAACATTACATCCACTTCATCATCTACTTTGTTTGCCATATCCACGAGCTCACCAGATACTTCTCCTGTCGCTGATTGCTCAACAGGGTTATGTGCTAAAACAACGATAGACTTTACGCCTTTTTTCTTAAGAGCTTTTGTTGCTTTGTTGATCGCTTCCGCTTCGTCTATAAACTCAACACCTGCTGTTCCGCTCGGAATGACGATATCTGGTGTATCAGATAAAACCACCCCGATGAAGCCGATGTTTACTCCTTTAACCTTCTTGATCACATAAGAAGGCAGAATATTTTTCTTCGTCTCTTTATCTATCACATTAGCAGCCACATACGGAAAGTCTGCGCCTTCAAAATAACCCGTCGTAGCATGAGTTCCACCATTGATCAAACGCATCATCTCATCTACGCCCTCATCAAACTCATGATTACCTAGTGTTCCTACATCAAATCCCATTTGATTCATGATCTCTACTGTCGGCTCGTCCTGCAGCAATGCAGATGTCGGAGAGCTCGCTCCTACCATATCACCAGCATGTACCAAAAGCGTGTTAGGATTCTCACTTTCTCTTTGTTTTAAGTAGCTTGCTAGATAATCCGCTCGTCCAACAGGCTCCCCTGCCACGTTACGTGTAATATCAATCTGTCCATGAAAGTCATTTACTCCAAGCAGTTGAACATCTAAGTAACGACCCTTATGTGTTTGGATGGCGCTCTCTTCTGCATGTACGCCTGCGCCAATTGGTGTTAATCCTAAAGCAAGTGCTAAAGCTGATAATGTCTTTTTCATTAAACAAACTCCCCTATCACTCATTTTATAAAAAACTCAACAATTAAAAGTATATATTTTGAAATGTAAAATGATAGAGGAT encodes the following:
- a CDS encoding beta-class carbonic anhydrase; the encoded protein is MSVLNEILAFNHQFVENKEYEPFQTTKFPDKGLVIVSCMDTRLTELLPSAMNIKNGDVKVIKSAGAVISHPFGSIMRSILVAIYELKAEEVMVIGHYDCGMSNVNADGLLAKMKDRGIEESTFDTLKYSGLDLKKWVQGFESVEDSVRNSVKLVKNHPLLPEDIKVHGLVIDPATGRLDLVERGE
- a CDS encoding bifunctional metallophosphatase/5'-nucleotidase encodes the protein MKKTLSALALALGLTPIGAGVHAEESAIQTHKGRYLDVQLLGVNDFHGQIDITRNVAGEPVGRADYLASYLKQRESENPNTLLVHAGDMVGASSPTSALLQDEPTVEIMNQMGFDVGTLGNHEFDEGVDEMMRLINGGTHATTGYFEGADFPYVAANVIDKETKKNILPSYVIKKVKGVNIGFIGVVLSDTPDIVIPSGTAGVEFIDEAEAINKATKALKKKGVKSIVVLAHNPVEQSATGEVSGELVDMANKVDDEVDVMFGAHNHRNVNAVVDNKLIVQAFSYGTAFADVDLKIDRRTKDIVKSKAEVVSVMQKGVTPDSSITKIIKQAEDQVAPIINEVVGKTDQLLSGTGAYNGETELGNVIADSMTEQTGTDFAFMNPGGIRDVINPGEVTWGELFNVQPFGNDLVTMALTGAQIKELFESQWATDREKMLQISGLKATFDLSKAVGDRTVSMVKKDGTPIVAEQEYTVTVNNFMAGGGDGYTVLLEGKNPTVSVTDLEALVNYFKNRDTVSAQIEGRITKINP